The following DNA comes from Winogradskyella sp. PG-2.
CTAACACGAGTCGAAATTTACTCTCTATAGGATTTCAGGAAAATAAATTAACGAATCATCAATTTAATTTCAATCATAAATTTGCGACCAACTGGTTATTAAATACATTAGCTAGTTTTGGTAATGATGAAAGTATTAGTGAAAATTTCGCTAATAGAAATTTTAATATTGACGAAACAAAGTTTCAGCCTAAACTGTCATATCTATTTAGCGAAAATGCGCAGTTCGATATCTTTTATCAATATACATCCAAAGATAATACCATTGGAAGTTTAGAAGCATTAGCTCAGAATAATTATGGCTTGTCTTTTACTTATAATAAAGCCTCAAAAATTGCTTTAACTGGTGAATTCAATTTTTTTCAGAATGCCTTTGAGGGTAATGCAAATACTCCAGTCGCTTACCAAATGCTCGATGGTTTACAACCAGGGAAAAACTATACGTGGAGTTTATTAGCCCAAAAGAAGTTAACCAAGTTTCTAGATTTAAACTTAAATTATTTTGGGCGCAAAACAGAGACCTCTAAAACTATTCATACAGGTACTATTCAGTTAAAGGCTTATTTTTAATTTGTGACATTTTTAACGCAACCTTTAGGTGCATTTAACATCTATTAAATGCAAATAACGATATGTTTGTTTAAATCAATTAAATCATCAATTATGAAAAAGACTATTTTATGTGTGACAATTATGTTGTTCGCAATTTGTAATGTTAATGCTCAAGACTCACCTGATAATGATCTTCCTAAAACATCTGAAATCTCAACAAACCTTTTAGACTTAGTTGTTGCTGGTACTTTAAACTTTAATTATGAGCGCTTATTTAAACAGAATCAGTCCCTTTATTTAGGCGTTAATCTTTTTGATACTTATGGCTATTACGATGCTGGTTATATTGAAGAAAGTACTGCATTAAGTTTTAATGCCGCTTATTTTATTTACTTCTCAAAGGAGAAAGACCATGCAGGTTTTTTCTTTTATCCGCAATTAAAATTGAGGACTGGTGAAGTTACTGTAAGTGATTATTATTACTATGATGATGTAATTAACTCAACAGTTGAAAATGAATTTACATATGATGTTGGTGGATTTTCAGCAGGCTTTGGTATAGGGCATAAATGGATGTTTAGTAATAAATTCACTTTAACATTAAAAGGGGATATTGCTAGAAATTTAGGGAATTTTGATACCGATTATTTAGAGAATATCGAATTACGATTTGGTGTTAACTTTGGGTATCGTTTCTAGTTATTAAAAAAATGTTGTAGATTTAAACTTCTTGCTATTTTAAGACCCTTAAACTAATAACGTTTAAATAGAATATTAATCTAAAACGTTATTCATGAAAAACAAATTTTTATTTGCAATTCTATTACTCGGACTGCTAACTATTTATTTCGCTTGTGAAAAAGACGACAGTATTGTTAAAGAAGAACAAGGCCATGTTTCTTCTTCTTCAACTCAGGTTTTACCGACTGTTAAAACAGTTTCTTATGATAAAGCAGGTGAAATATTTAACCGCTTAACTAATAAGTATCAACTTGGTGAGTTTCTGGACTCTAGTATAGAGAGTAATGTGTTTTCTAGATCTACATTAGATACTTTAGGTATAACCATTTATACAGATAATATTAAAGAGGTAATAGCTGGTGATTATACCTCTTATACTATGCTAATGTAACACCTAATACAACAGATTCTAAGTTTTATAATCTGACTATTGAAGATAAAAATGGTGAACCGGGTATGTTTGTTACCAAATATGTACCGACTCAAGCTAGGTTAGATGATAAGAACAAAGCTTTTGAAGGTAGTGTTTCTACCCAAAGTAAAGATAGTTTTACAACTGTTGGTATTGATGATGGTGGTGGCACTAATGATGATTCTCCTGATATTCACTATAGTGAATATTATCCAGACGATTGTGACGGATGGGTAAATGAAACTACAGTTATAGCAGAATATTCATGTGGTTGTGGTCATTGGCCTGGTGATAGTACTTGCCAAGGATGTATAACTAATGAGCCTCAATGGGCTGGATATGCTTATGTAACTACCTACGAATGTATACCATATGATACAAGTAATCCAAATGACAATGGAACCGATACAACCAGTACAAATCCTGGTGGTGTAACTAATGATACTGGTCCTAGTAATGAGGAAGGTTCTATAGCTGTTTTAGTTCGTGATGAAGACGAACCTTGTGAAAACCCTCCACCAGGTGATTTAAATGGTGATTGTATTGTTAATATAAAGGATTGTGTACTAGCTGGAAATAGTCCACAAATTTGTCATTGTACCTTTAATGGAGGTACAGAAGAGGAATGCGATAAAGGTTGTAAACAACTAAAATATTCTATATCAGACCACCCAACAATAAAAACTAGGCTAAATCAACTGACACTAGCAAGTGGAAACAATGAAAAGGGGTTACGAGTGGATAAAAGACCAACAACAGATGAATATGAACCCACTCCTATTTTAGATAATAGCAGTGGGAGTAACCATATTAATATTATAGTAAATCCATATACTGCAGTAATAGCACATACACATCCAAATGATGTATTCTATAAAATGTTCTCTGCTCCGGATATTCTTAAAATGGCACAAATAGCTAAAAAAATACAAAGTGACCAAAGTATTAGTGCTAGTACTGTAGAGTTTACAGAAATTACACATATCTTAATCTTTGAAAACTCACCTGGACAGCATAGAACTTATGCTTTGCGTTTTGATGATGAAGCTACTGTAAACAAGCTTTTAAATATTTTAAATAACTCAAATCGATCCATGTTATTTAATAAAGAACTAAAGAAAGCTTATGAAAGTGATCATAATTATAATACAGCTCAGCCAGAAACAGACATTTTTAAACAACAACAACATTTATTTAATTTATTAGAGGATTATAATTTGAATATCTCTTTATATGAAGCAAATTATGATGCTAATAATCTAATAGATAATTGGGCTAAAATAAATAAAGATACACTAGAACAAGAACCATGTAATTAACAAAACGCAGAATTATGAAAAACTTAATTAGATTAATATTCATTACTATAGGTCTAGTGTCTTGTAAGGCGCAGACTATTATCAAACCTATGGGGAGTGATGAATTTTGTAGAAGAAATCCGGATTGCTATGAAAAAGATGTCAACAATGAATTTGACAAATTTGTAGGGGAATGGAAATATCTAAGCGGTAATACTGAAATAAATTTCAAATTGAAAAAAGAAGAACATTATAGAATATCTAATGAAACTAATTATGAGGATTTATTAGTTGGTGAATACCAATACATCAAAAATGGCATAGAAAAAATCAACACGTTATCTGACTTTGACAATTCTGCAATTTCTGGTTATGAGCATAATATTAGTGGTGGTGTTTTTGTATATCGTACAATAACAGAATGTATTGATAATAGTAGCAGCCAAGAAATAAAAATTGAGTTAATGATATCTAATCCAATAGACAATTTAATTGAAGGGCGTATTATTTTAAGGTATGTAAATGAAGACAATATAGAAAAGTTACAAGTCTGTATCTATGATTATACAACGCTTGCTGATGATGCAAATGCTAGAATAGATATACCAGATGGGTATTATGAGTTTTTAAAGCAATAAAAACAAAAAGCCTAACTGAAATTTCAGTTGGGCTTTTCTAATAGATATTATTTGATTTTGTTACCATCTTTATAATAAAAATGGTTTAAGAATAAATTTAACACATGTTTTTCTTACTACATCCTCATCAGCCAATGTTTCACATCAACTTCTGCTTTAATTAAATCTTTTAAATCTTCTATTTTTACTCGTTTCTGTTCCATAGTGTCTCTATGACGAATCGTAACAGTATTGTCTTTTAAAGTATCGTGGTCTACTGTAATACAGAATGGGGTTCCGGCAGCATCTTGTCTTCTATAACGTTTACCAACGGTATCTTTTTCTTCATAGATAACGTTAAAATCCCATTTAAGATCTTCAACAATTTTCTTAGCAACTTCTGGTAATCCGTCCTTTTTTACTAAAGGAAATATTGCAGCTTTTGCAGGTGCCAATACAGCAGGTAATTTTAAAACAGTACGTGTTTTACCGTCTTCTAATTCTTCTTCAACTAAAGCGTTTGAAAATACAGCTAAGAACATACGATCTAAACCTATAGATGTTTCTAATACGTATGGTGTATAGCTTGCTTTTTCTTCATGATCAAAATACTGAAGTTTTTTACCAGAAAATTCTTCGTGTTGCTTTAAATCAAAGTCTGTACGAGAATGGATACCTTCTAATTCTTTGAAACCAAACGGGAAATTAAACTCTATATCTGTTGCAGCATCTGCGTAGTGTGCTAATTTTTCATGATCGTGAAAACGGTAATTTTCTTCACCTAATCCAAGAGATTTATGCCATTTTAAACGTGCTTCTTTCCAATAATCAAACCATCCTTTTTGAGTACCTGGTTTAATGAAGAACTGCATTTCCATTTGTTCAAACTCACGCATTCTAAAAATAAATTGTCTTGCTACAATCTCGTTTCTAAACGCTTTTCCTGTTTGAGCAATACCAAAAGGAATTTTCATACGTCCTGTTTTCTGAACGTTTAAGAAATTAACAAATATACCTTGAGCAGTTTCTGGTCTTAAGTATAAGTCCATAGCACTTTCTGCACTAGCACCTAATTTAGTACCAAACATAAGATTGAATTGCTTCACATCTGTCCAGTTCTTACTTCCTGAAACAGGGCATACAATTCCTAGGTCTAAAATGAGTTGTTTAAAGCCTTCTAAATCGCTCTCTTCTTGTACTCTTGTTAATTCAACTGTAATGTCATCTATTTGTTTTTGGCGACGTAGAACATTACCATTCGTAGATCTAAATTCAGCCTCATTAAAAGCATCGCCAAAACGCTTTTCTGCTTTGGTAATGTCTTTATTTATTTTTTGTAAAATCTTTTCTCTAAAATCCTCAACTAAAACATCTGCTCTATAACGCTTTTTAGAATCCTTGTTATCAATTAAAGGGTCATTAAAAGCATCAACGTGTCCAGAAGCCTTCCAAGTTGTAGGATGCATAAAAATTGCGGCATCAATACCTACAATGTTATCATGCATTTGTACCATGGCTTTCCACCAATAGTCAAGTATATTTTTCTTTAGTTCTGCTCCATTTTGCGCATAATCATATACAGCACTTAAGCCATCATAGATTTCACTACTCTGAAATACGTAACCATACTCCTTTGCATGAGAGATTACTTTTTTGAATTTGTCGTCATTTGCCATGGTGCAAAAATAAAAAACCGCTTCAATTAACAAGCGGTTTTTAATAAATTATGAAGTTAGATTTATTTTAATTTAATACTTGTACTTGCTAGCTTTGTATTTTCATGAAACACATTGATAAAGTAATACCCTTTATGAAATGGTTGATCTTCATCATCAGCAATAATCGCAGTGCACATTTCTAAGTTGTCATTGTTATAATTAACGACTTCTTTTTTACTATATATTAAAGAGGTATCTCCAAACATAATTTCTCCTTTATCAGACACAACATTACCTTGTGGACTAACAATTTGAATGTAGATATCTTTTTTTCCTTTTAGAGTTAATGGATTTTCTGTAAGCGTAATACATACATCGATCGCATTGGTACGCTTAGCGCGCACTGTTAATTTCTTTTTACCAGATTTTAATTTATAGGAAACGGCTTTAATATTGCTAGCTTTTAATATCGCAGCATTATCAATCGTTTTGTTTAAAGAAGCATTAGTTTCTTCAAGATCGTTTATAGCTATTGTATTCTTTTTTATGGTATTAAGAGCATAGCGCTTTTCCTTCTGTAATTTTATATTAGCAGAATTAAGAGAGTCTATAGTACTTAATAGTACTTTACTCTTAGATTTTAAAACTATAAGTTGATCTTTAAACCTTGTGATTATTGACAAATCACTTTTTAATAATCTTAATGAATCTAAGGCATCCTTAGTTTCTAGCTTTGCCTCTTGGAGCTGGGAAGCCATTAAATCATAGTCTTGGCTTAAATCGTCATAACTTAATAACATTTCTGATAGCTCTTTTTCTATCAAAATTTTCTCTTGTTTTAAGAATTCTTCGTAGGATTTAATGGATTTATAATTGGTGAAACTATATATTCCTAAAACAGTTAAAACGACTAATAAAGAACTTATAATTAATCGGTAGTTAAATAATTGAGGGTTAACTATCATTATTAATTTTTCTTATTGGTGCGAAATTAAATTATATTGAAGTGTAATTTGTTTTTATTCGATGTAAGTGGTAAAAAATTTGTTGAACTTATTCTTTCCTGAAGTCTGTGAAGCTTGTAATAATAGTTTGTCAGATAATGAATTAGTTATATGTACAAATTGCCGACACCAATTACCAGTAACGAATTTTCATTTTGATAATTCTGAAGCTGTCAAAAAGATAATTTATGGTCGTGTAAAACTAGAAAACGCCACAGCGTTATTGCACTTTTCTAAAAAAGGAATTGTTCAACAGTTGCTTCATAATTTAAAGTATAGAGGTCATCAACAAATTAGTGGGTTTTTTGGAAAATGGTTAGGTGCAGAATTGAGTACTACTAAAGACTATAGAATCATAGATGTTGTAATCCCTGTTCCATTGTATAAGACTAAATTGAGAAAACGAGGTTATAATCAGGTAACAAAATTTGGGATTGAAATTGCGAAAGCTCTAAAAGCAGACTATAATGACACTGTTTTAGTGAAGACAAAATCATCAACAACGCAAGTATTTAAAGGACGTTTAACTCGCTGGAATGATGATGGAGCACTTTTTAGTATCACTGAAAGAGAATCTTTAAAAGGAAAACATATTTTATTAGTAGATGATATTATTACCACAGGTGCAACAGTAGAGGCTTGCGCTTCGGTTTTGTTAAAAATTGATAATATTAAGTTAAGTCTTGCAACGATGGCAATTGCAGATTGATTTTTTCGTTTCTTAGTTTTAAAATTGTTTCTTTGTGCTAAATTATTTTGAGTAGATGCGTATTACATTACTGCGAATTTTAACTTTTATTTTAATTGCAATTACTATTGCAAATTGTGCCAATCGTGGAACAGTTTCTGGTGGAGAAAAAGATGTAGATCCACCAGTAATTGAAAAAGCTTCACCACCTAACTTTACTACTAAATTTAAAGGAGATGAAATTAGAATTTATTTTGATGAATATGTGAAAATAAAGGATGTAAGAAAGCAATTAATCATTTCGCCTCCAATGGATACTGATCCGGTAATATATCCCTTAGGAGGAGCTAGTGAATATATATCTATTAAAATAAAGGATACCTTAAAGGACAATACAACTTATGCCTTTAATTTTGGTGAAAGTATCGTAGATAATAATGAAGGCAATCCTTATCCTTATTATCGTTATGTTTTTTCCACTGGTGATGTTATCGATTCGCTTTCAGTTGGTGGTTATGTAGTTGACGCTTTGCTAGAAAAAGCAGATGAGTTTGTATCTGTAATGTTATATGATGTAGATTCTACTTACACAGATTCTATTGTGTACAAAGAAAAGCCAAGATATGTAACAAATACTTTAGACAGTGTTACTAGTTTTAGTATTGATAATATAAAAGCCGGAACTTATAAATTGATTGCTTTAAAAGATAAAAATGGCGATTTTAAATTTAATCAAAAGGCTGATAAAATAGGTTATAAAGAAGGATTTATAACGGTGCCAAGTGACTCATCTTATAAGCTCAAATTATTTAAAGAAGACATTAATTTTAAGGCGTTGAAACCAAAACAAGATGGTGAAACTAAAATCATATTTCCTTATGAAGGAGATTTTAAAGATATGCTTATTAAAGTTTTAGGAGATATACCAGAAGGTTACCAATCTAGAATTATAAAGCACGATACAAAAGATACTCTATACTATTGGTACAAACCTAAATTTGATATTGACACAACTTTTTTTGTGGTTACCAATAAGAAATCTATAGATACTTTTAAACATCGTTTTAGAAAAGTTAAACCAGATTCTTTGGAAATAAAATCTGGTAGATCTGGTACGTTAACTTTTGACCAAGCGTTTTCAATTAAAGCTAATATTCCATTGGTAGCTATAGATACTTCAAAAATAAAATTGATAGATAGAGATTCATTAGATATAAAGTTTAGTGCTAAATACGACACTATCTATAATAG
Coding sequences within:
- a CDS encoding DUF3575 domain-containing protein, producing MKKTILCVTIMLFAICNVNAQDSPDNDLPKTSEISTNLLDLVVAGTLNFNYERLFKQNQSLYLGVNLFDTYGYYDAGYIEESTALSFNAAYFIYFSKEKDHAGFFFYPQLKLRTGEVTVSDYYYYDDVINSTVENEFTYDVGGFSAGFGIGHKWMFSNKFTLTLKGDIARNLGNFDTDYLENIELRFGVNFGYRF
- a CDS encoding DUF6705 family protein, whose protein sequence is MKNLIRLIFITIGLVSCKAQTIIKPMGSDEFCRRNPDCYEKDVNNEFDKFVGEWKYLSGNTEINFKLKKEEHYRISNETNYEDLLVGEYQYIKNGIEKINTLSDFDNSAISGYEHNISGGVFVYRTITECIDNSSSQEIKIELMISNPIDNLIEGRIILRYVNEDNIEKLQVCIYDYTTLADDANARIDIPDGYYEFLKQ
- a CDS encoding glycine--tRNA ligase, with the translated sequence MANDDKFKKVISHAKEYGYVFQSSEIYDGLSAVYDYAQNGAELKKNILDYWWKAMVQMHDNIVGIDAAIFMHPTTWKASGHVDAFNDPLIDNKDSKKRYRADVLVEDFREKILQKINKDITKAEKRFGDAFNEAEFRSTNGNVLRRQKQIDDITVELTRVQEESDLEGFKQLILDLGIVCPVSGSKNWTDVKQFNLMFGTKLGASAESAMDLYLRPETAQGIFVNFLNVQKTGRMKIPFGIAQTGKAFRNEIVARQFIFRMREFEQMEMQFFIKPGTQKGWFDYWKEARLKWHKSLGLGEENYRFHDHEKLAHYADAATDIEFNFPFGFKELEGIHSRTDFDLKQHEEFSGKKLQYFDHEEKASYTPYVLETSIGLDRMFLAVFSNALVEEELEDGKTRTVLKLPAVLAPAKAAIFPLVKKDGLPEVAKKIVEDLKWDFNVIYEEKDTVGKRYRRQDAAGTPFCITVDHDTLKDNTVTIRHRDTMEQKRVKIEDLKDLIKAEVDVKHWLMRM
- a CDS encoding ComF family protein is translated as MNLFFPEVCEACNNSLSDNELVICTNCRHQLPVTNFHFDNSEAVKKIIYGRVKLENATALLHFSKKGIVQQLLHNLKYRGHQQISGFFGKWLGAELSTTKDYRIIDVVIPVPLYKTKLRKRGYNQVTKFGIEIAKALKADYNDTVLVKTKSSTTQVFKGRLTRWNDDGALFSITERESLKGKHILLVDDIITTGATVEACASVLLKIDNIKLSLATMAIAD
- a CDS encoding Ig-like domain-containing protein, with the protein product MRITLLRILTFILIAITIANCANRGTVSGGEKDVDPPVIEKASPPNFTTKFKGDEIRIYFDEYVKIKDVRKQLIISPPMDTDPVIYPLGGASEYISIKIKDTLKDNTTYAFNFGESIVDNNEGNPYPYYRYVFSTGDVIDSLSVGGYVVDALLEKADEFVSVMLYDVDSTYTDSIVYKEKPRYVTNTLDSVTSFSIDNIKAGTYKLIALKDKNGDFKFNQKADKIGYKEGFITVPSDSSYKLKLFKEDINFKALKPKQDGETKIIFPYEGDFKDMLIKVLGDIPEGYQSRIIKHDTKDTLYYWYKPKFDIDTTFFVVTNKKSIDTFKHRFRKVKPDSLEIKSGRSGTLTFDQAFSIKANIPLVAIDTSKIKLIDRDSLDIKFSAKYDTIYNSYSFPMKMDEGQKYFFEMLPEAFTDFYGGVNKDTLNFTFRTKKRSEYGKIRVNLVNAKFPMIVQLVNDKGDVLYERYTTESPVVDFVDLSPRQYGLRAIFDANGNGKYDTGNYLLGIQPERVSYATTPEEVRQNFDYIIEFILLN